The Camelina sativa cultivar DH55 chromosome 14, Cs, whole genome shotgun sequence genome includes a window with the following:
- the LOC104742052 gene encoding agamous-like MADS-box protein AGL61 has translation MVTFYRRKQKIYTKLSKLSLLCGVDVGFLVYSNSGITYTFGSPSFKVVAKRFLNCEGSSSTSLPQQPNIDVQHQKKMEELYKLYNNILQKANAEKHKGMVMAKAEAEALPVEKNPWWRVDPPTVKDKEVLKQLMEKYEDLYEKLCGEVVAKNQIENAP, from the coding sequence ATGGTTACATTCTACAGACGCAAACAAAAGATCTACACTAAGCTTAGTAAGTTGTCCCTTCTTTGTGGTGTTGATGTTGGATTTCTTGTGTACTCCAACAGTGGAATCACATACACATTCGGCAGCCCGTCCTTCAAAGTCGTTGCAAAGCGGTTTCTCAACTGTGAGGGCTCTTCGTCAACCTCACTGCCGCAACAACCAAACATAGATGTTCAGCATcaaaagaagatggaagaacTCTACAAACTCTACAACAATATCTTACAGAAGGCTAATGCGGAGAAACATAAAGGGATGGTCATGGCAAAGGCTGAGGCGGAGGCACTGCCAGTGGAGAAGAACCCTTGGTGGAGAGTCGATCCACCAACGGTTAAGGATAAGGAAGTTCTAAAGCAGTTGATGGAGAAGTATGAAGATCTCTATGAGAAACTATGTGGCGAGGTTGTTGCAAAGAACCAAATAGAAAATGCACCGTAG
- the LOC104743802 gene encoding agamous-like MADS-box protein AGL61, with amino-acid sequence MKKIENYVDRTITFYRRKQKIYTKLSELSLLCGAAVGFLVYSNSGIPYTFGSPSFEVVAKRFLNGEGSSSTSLLQQSNIDVQNKEKMEELCKVYNNILEKVDAEKQKGMAMAKAEAEALLVEKDAWWRVDPTTVKDKEVLKQLLAKYEDLYEKLCDEVVAKNQIENAP; translated from the coding sequence atgaaaaagatagaaaattatGTAGACCGCACGATTACATTctacagaagaaaacaaaagatctaCACTAAGCTCAGTGAGCTGTCCCTTCTCTGTGGTGCTGCTGTTGGGTTTCTTGTGTATTCCAACAGTGGAATCCCATACACATTCGGCAGCCCATCCTTTGAAGTTGTTGCAAAGCGGTTTCTCAACGGTGAGGGCTCTTCGTCAACCTCACTGCTGCAACAATCGAACATAGAtgttcaaaacaaagaaaagatggAAGAACTCTGCAAAGTCTACAACAATATTTTAGAGAAGGTTGATGCGGAGAAACAGAAAGGGATGGCCATGGCAAAGGCTGAGGCGGAGGCACTGCTAGTGGAGAAGGACGCGTGGTGGAGAGTCGATCCAACAACGGTTAAGGATAAGGAAGTCCTAAAGCAGTTGTTAGCGAAGTATGAAGATCTCTATGAGAAACTATGTGACGAGGTTGTTGCAAAGAACCAAATAGAAAATGCACCGTAG